The following proteins come from a genomic window of Geomonas sp. RF6:
- a CDS encoding KUP/HAK/KT family potassium transporter, whose protein sequence is MTKHTESYWGGVIKSMGLVFGDIGTSPIYTLSVIFAITKPTHDNVFGILSLIVWTLIILVTVEYAWLAMSLGRKGEGGTIVLKEILTHILKGGRYLAFVGVLSFIGVSLLLGDGVITPAISILSAVEGLVLIPACSGVPQGVLIFIAAIIAITLFIFQSKGTDKVARAFGPLMVIWFVALTVSGLISIAGVPNILEAVSPWYAVKFFLDNGVAGFFVLSEVILCATGGEALYADMGHLGRKPIIRAWYYVFFALVINYLGQGAFLLRHPEAKNILFSMVQWESPFLYVPFLILTILATIIASQALISGVFSIVYQGITTRIMPLMKVDYTSSHLKSQIYIGSVNWLLMVLVIFIMLLFKKSENLAAAYGLAVTGTMVITGIMMTWIFSRTTKRWKVPIAVLVTIVDIIFLTANLNKLPHGGYWSLILAGVPFGTILVWTRGQRALYRALAPLDLDTFLVSYEQIYAKGRNIPGTGLFFTREYHIIPPYVIHCTVRSNIVYERNVFISIDRTDEPFGVTSKVIPNIGTGLDAFQISAGYMEVLDIEKLLKKHGIAEKVIFYGVEDITTSNPVWKIFSVIKKLSPNFVQFNKLPASKLQGVVTRVEM, encoded by the coding sequence ATGACCAAACACACTGAATCGTACTGGGGCGGTGTCATCAAATCGATGGGCCTCGTCTTTGGTGACATCGGCACAAGCCCGATTTACACACTCTCGGTAATCTTCGCCATCACCAAGCCGACGCATGACAACGTCTTCGGCATCTTGTCCCTCATCGTCTGGACCCTCATTATCCTCGTCACGGTAGAGTACGCCTGGCTGGCCATGAGCCTCGGGCGCAAAGGCGAAGGGGGGACGATCGTCCTGAAGGAGATACTGACCCACATTCTGAAGGGTGGACGGTATCTCGCCTTCGTCGGCGTCCTCTCTTTTATAGGGGTATCTCTTCTGCTGGGGGACGGCGTCATTACCCCCGCCATCAGTATCCTCTCCGCCGTCGAGGGCCTCGTGCTGATACCGGCCTGTTCCGGTGTGCCGCAGGGGGTGCTCATCTTCATCGCGGCGATTATCGCCATCACCCTCTTCATCTTCCAGTCGAAGGGGACCGACAAGGTCGCCCGCGCCTTCGGGCCGCTCATGGTGATCTGGTTCGTGGCGCTGACCGTAAGTGGCCTCATCTCCATTGCCGGTGTTCCCAACATCCTGGAGGCGGTGAGCCCCTGGTACGCCGTAAAATTCTTCCTCGACAACGGCGTCGCCGGCTTCTTCGTGCTCTCGGAGGTAATCCTTTGCGCAACGGGGGGGGAGGCGCTCTACGCCGACATGGGGCACCTCGGGCGAAAGCCGATCATCCGCGCGTGGTACTACGTCTTCTTCGCCCTGGTCATCAACTACCTGGGACAGGGGGCATTCCTTCTGCGGCACCCCGAGGCGAAAAACATCCTCTTTTCCATGGTGCAGTGGGAGTCGCCGTTTTTGTACGTCCCCTTCCTGATACTGACGATCCTCGCCACCATCATCGCCTCGCAGGCGCTGATCAGCGGGGTCTTCTCCATCGTATACCAGGGGATTACCACCCGCATCATGCCCCTTATGAAGGTGGACTACACCTCCAGCCACCTCAAGAGCCAGATCTACATCGGCTCCGTCAACTGGTTACTGATGGTCCTCGTCATCTTCATCATGCTCCTGTTCAAGAAGTCCGAGAACCTCGCCGCGGCGTACGGTCTCGCGGTCACCGGCACGATGGTGATAACCGGTATTATGATGACCTGGATCTTTTCCCGCACCACGAAGAGGTGGAAGGTACCCATCGCGGTGCTGGTCACCATTGTGGACATCATCTTTCTAACCGCAAACCTGAACAAGCTCCCCCACGGCGGCTACTGGTCCCTCATCCTCGCCGGCGTCCCCTTTGGCACCATCCTCGTCTGGACTCGCGGGCAGCGCGCACTCTACCGGGCCCTGGCCCCGCTCGATCTGGACACTTTCCTCGTCTCCTACGAGCAGATCTACGCCAAGGGGCGGAACATTCCGGGGACCGGTCTCTTCTTTACCAGGGAGTACCACATCATCCCGCCGTACGTCATCCACTGCACCGTGCGCAGCAACATCGTGTACGAGAGAAACGTGTTCATTTCCATCGACCGCACCGACGAGCCGTTCGGCGTGACTTCGAAGGTAATTCCGAACATTGGAACCGGTCTCGATGCCTTCCAGATCAGTGCGGGGTACATGGAGGTGCTGGACATCGAGAAGCTCTTGAAGAAGCATGGGATAGCGGAGAAGGTTATCTTCTACGGAGTCGAGGACATCACCACCAGCAACCCGGTGTGGAAAATATTCTCGGTCATCAAGAAGCTCTCTCCGAACTTCGTGCAGTTCAACAAGT
- the ileS gene encoding isoleucine--tRNA ligase — MDYKDTLNLPVTSFPMKGNLPQREPEIIKGWEEMALYRKMVEAGAEKPRYVLHDGPPYANGHIHIGHALNKILKDIILKSKRMSGFDAPYVPGWDCHGLPIELQVEKNLGSKKHEISKLEMRKLCREYAAKFVAIQRAEFERLGIFGEWDDPYLTMRESYEGITARELARFAANGGLYKGKKPVHWCSSCGTALAEAEVEYADHKSPSVFVKFQVKEDLGFLDPSLAGRHGSVVIWTTTPWTLPANLAVALHPELDYVALEVNGELLIVADGLKESFLKQIGAEGEVKATFKATALERKFAKHPFYDRDSVILLGEHVTLDAGTGCVHTAPGHGQEDYELGLKEGLDIYNPVDNRGKFFENIEFFGGQFVFEANKNVIEKLTEVGALLASAEISHSYPHCWRCKKPIIFRATEQWFISMEKNDLRGKALDAINSVNWIPKWGKERIYGMIENRPDWCVSRQRSWGVPITAFYCKSCGEVLATGEVMHRVADLFEEHGSDIWYDWEASRFLPEGTSCAACGKTEFDKETDILDVWFDSGVSHAAVLEHRPYLSSPADMYLEGSDQHRGWFHSSLLASVGTRGRAPYKNVLTHGFVMDGSGRKMSKSLGNVVAPEDVVKKFGADVLRLWVAAQDYRDDLRISQEILTRLSEAYRRIRNTCRYILGNIHDFDPAVHTVPYAEMPDLDRWALHQLELLKEKVLGCYNDCEFHILYHAVNGFCTVEMSAFYLDILKDRVYTSKADSVQRRSAQTVMYSILDALVRMTAPVLSFTAEEVWKVMPGPRETSVHLAAFPPLIEGHKDATLAERYEKVMKVRAEVSKALELARVQKTIGHSLDAAVAIKAAGATGELLRQVQAELKEIFIVSKVELADTLVGEVYTGDAGDPLEIAVSAAPGAKCERCWCYDEKIGSDAEHPTICPKCISAVE; from the coding sequence ATGGACTACAAGGACACACTCAATCTCCCCGTCACTTCCTTTCCCATGAAGGGTAACCTGCCCCAGCGCGAGCCCGAGATCATCAAGGGGTGGGAAGAGATGGCCCTCTACCGGAAGATGGTGGAGGCGGGTGCGGAGAAGCCGCGCTACGTCCTGCACGACGGTCCCCCGTACGCCAACGGCCACATCCACATCGGCCACGCCCTCAACAAGATCCTGAAGGACATCATCCTCAAGAGCAAGAGAATGAGCGGCTTTGACGCCCCCTACGTTCCGGGGTGGGACTGCCACGGCCTGCCGATCGAGCTCCAGGTGGAGAAAAACCTCGGCTCCAAGAAGCACGAGATCTCCAAGCTGGAGATGCGCAAGCTCTGCCGCGAGTATGCCGCGAAGTTCGTGGCGATCCAGCGCGCCGAGTTCGAGCGCCTGGGGATCTTCGGGGAGTGGGACGACCCGTACCTCACCATGCGCGAGAGCTACGAGGGGATCACCGCCCGCGAGCTCGCCCGCTTCGCCGCCAACGGCGGGCTGTACAAGGGGAAGAAGCCGGTGCACTGGTGCTCCTCCTGCGGCACCGCCCTTGCGGAGGCGGAAGTCGAGTACGCAGACCACAAATCCCCGTCCGTTTTCGTGAAGTTCCAGGTGAAGGAGGATCTCGGCTTCCTCGATCCCTCCCTCGCCGGCCGCCACGGCTCCGTGGTGATCTGGACCACGACCCCCTGGACCCTCCCCGCGAACCTCGCGGTGGCGCTGCACCCGGAACTCGACTACGTGGCGCTGGAGGTGAACGGCGAGCTTCTCATCGTTGCCGACGGGCTGAAGGAGAGCTTTTTAAAGCAGATCGGCGCGGAAGGGGAGGTGAAGGCGACCTTCAAGGCGACCGCGCTGGAGCGTAAGTTCGCGAAGCACCCCTTCTACGACCGCGACTCCGTCATCCTGCTCGGTGAGCACGTCACCCTCGACGCCGGTACTGGCTGCGTGCACACCGCCCCCGGCCACGGCCAGGAGGACTACGAGCTCGGCCTCAAGGAAGGGCTCGACATCTACAACCCGGTCGACAACCGCGGCAAGTTCTTCGAAAACATCGAGTTCTTCGGCGGCCAGTTCGTCTTCGAGGCGAACAAGAACGTCATCGAGAAACTTACGGAGGTAGGCGCGCTCCTCGCCAGCGCCGAGATCAGCCACTCCTACCCGCACTGCTGGCGCTGCAAAAAGCCGATCATCTTCCGCGCCACGGAGCAGTGGTTCATCTCCATGGAGAAGAACGACCTGCGCGGCAAGGCGCTCGACGCCATAAACAGCGTCAACTGGATCCCCAAGTGGGGGAAGGAGCGCATCTACGGTATGATCGAAAACCGCCCCGACTGGTGCGTGTCGCGCCAGCGCTCGTGGGGGGTGCCGATCACCGCCTTCTACTGCAAGAGCTGCGGGGAGGTGCTCGCCACCGGCGAGGTCATGCACCGTGTCGCCGACCTCTTCGAGGAGCACGGCTCGGATATCTGGTACGACTGGGAAGCCTCCCGTTTCCTCCCGGAAGGGACCTCCTGCGCCGCCTGCGGCAAGACCGAGTTCGACAAGGAAACGGACATCCTCGACGTCTGGTTCGACTCCGGCGTGTCTCACGCCGCTGTTCTCGAGCACCGTCCGTACCTTTCCTCCCCCGCCGACATGTACCTCGAGGGGAGCGACCAGCACCGCGGCTGGTTCCACTCGTCCCTTCTTGCCTCCGTCGGCACCCGCGGGCGCGCGCCGTACAAGAACGTCCTCACCCACGGCTTCGTCATGGACGGCTCGGGGCGCAAGATGAGCAAGTCGCTCGGCAACGTGGTCGCCCCCGAGGACGTGGTGAAGAAGTTCGGCGCCGACGTGCTGCGCCTCTGGGTGGCCGCCCAGGACTACCGCGACGACCTGAGGATCTCCCAGGAGATCCTGACCAGGCTCTCCGAGGCGTACCGCAGGATCCGCAACACCTGCCGCTACATCCTCGGCAACATCCACGACTTCGACCCCGCCGTGCACACCGTCCCGTACGCGGAGATGCCGGACCTCGACCGCTGGGCGCTGCACCAGCTGGAGCTCCTGAAGGAGAAGGTGCTCGGCTGCTACAACGACTGCGAGTTCCACATCCTCTACCACGCGGTGAACGGCTTCTGCACCGTGGAGATGAGTGCCTTCTACCTCGACATCCTGAAGGACCGCGTCTACACGAGCAAGGCGGACTCCGTGCAGCGCAGGAGCGCCCAGACCGTCATGTACAGCATCCTGGACGCGCTGGTGCGCATGACCGCGCCGGTCCTCTCCTTCACCGCCGAAGAGGTGTGGAAGGTGATGCCGGGCCCGCGCGAGACGAGCGTGCACCTCGCGGCCTTCCCGCCGCTCATCGAGGGGCACAAGGACGCGACGCTGGCAGAGCGCTACGAGAAGGTCATGAAGGTGCGCGCAGAAGTTTCCAAGGCGCTGGAACTGGCCCGAGTGCAGAAGACGATCGGCCACTCCCTCGACGCCGCGGTCGCCATCAAGGCGGCTGGCGCTACCGGCGAGCTGCTGCGCCAGGTTCAGGCGGAGCTGAAGGAGATCTTCATCGTTTCCAAGGTGGAACTGGCCGACACGCTGGTGGGAGAGGTGTACACCGGGGACGCGGGGGATCCGCTGGAGATCGCGGTCAGCGCGGCTCCGGGAGCAAAATGCGAGCGCTGCTGGTGCTACGACGAGAAGATCGGCAGCGATGCGGAGCATCCGACGATCTGCCCGAAGTGCATCTCCGCCGTCGAATAA
- the ybgC gene encoding tol-pal system-associated acyl-CoA thioesterase, whose product MEVRVYYEDTDAGGVVYHANYLRFFERGRTEFLRERGFDVAAMHNAGTIFAIVSMKIDYRSPARLGDLLEIETEIGEVKNSSFIAKQRVLRRDGGTVLCEAEVTLACIGETLRAKRLPADVRDMLKKGCPGDEPSISVPSEK is encoded by the coding sequence ATGGAAGTTCGCGTCTACTACGAGGACACCGACGCCGGGGGGGTTGTCTACCACGCCAACTATCTGCGCTTTTTCGAGCGCGGCAGGACCGAGTTTTTGAGGGAGAGGGGGTTCGACGTCGCCGCGATGCACAATGCCGGCACCATCTTCGCGATCGTCTCCATGAAGATCGACTACCGCTCCCCGGCCCGCCTCGGGGACCTTCTCGAGATCGAGACGGAGATCGGAGAAGTGAAGAACAGCTCCTTTATTGCAAAGCAAAGGGTGCTGCGCAGGGATGGGGGGACGGTTCTTTGCGAGGCGGAGGTGACGCTGGCGTGCATAGGAGAGACTCTGCGGGCGAAGAGGCTCCCGGCAGACGTGAGGGACATGCTGAAAAAAGGTTGTCCCGGAGATGAACCCAGCATTTCTGTGCCCTCGGAGAAGTAG
- the lspA gene encoding signal peptidase II has product MDKRYQILAGVSALVLFLDQLTKVFIDQAMPLHSTITVIRNFFNISYVRNKGAAFGILANSAYRLPFFILISLIAVVVICIAIRKLRPDQTLAAVSLSLIFSGALGNLIDRIRLGEVIDFLDAHWYEHHWPAFNIADSAICVGVFLLALDMYFEEKRKTKG; this is encoded by the coding sequence ATGGACAAACGATATCAGATACTGGCAGGGGTAAGCGCACTGGTGCTCTTCCTGGACCAGCTCACGAAGGTCTTCATCGACCAGGCGATGCCGCTGCACAGCACCATCACCGTCATCCGCAACTTCTTCAACATCAGCTACGTGCGGAACAAGGGGGCGGCGTTCGGGATTCTCGCCAATTCCGCGTACCGGCTCCCCTTCTTCATACTGATCTCCCTGATAGCGGTGGTGGTGATCTGCATCGCCATCAGGAAGTTGCGTCCCGACCAGACGCTCGCCGCCGTGTCGCTCTCGCTGATCTTCTCGGGCGCGCTCGGCAACCTCATCGACAGGATCCGCCTCGGCGAGGTGATCGACTTCCTCGACGCCCACTGGTACGAGCACCACTGGCCCGCCTTCAATATCGCCGACTCCGCGATCTGCGTCGGGGTCTTCCTCCTGGCGCTCGACATGTACTTCGAGGAAAAGAGAAAAACAAAAGGCTGA